Below is a genomic region from Marinobacter salarius.
ATTGAAAATACGCTCTCAGCTCTCGACAAGCGCATAGACACGCTACAGCAGGAACTGGATCAGAATTGGGACGACATGAGTGACACGGCCCGGGAACGGTCAAGGAAAAGCCTTGAGTCACTGCAGGAGCAGCGGCAACGCGTCCAGCAATGGTATGACGAGCTGCAGGCCAGTTCATCCTCCGCCTGGGAACGTGCCAAGCAGGGCTTCTCCAACGCCTACGACGCTTTGTCAGAACAGTGGAATGAAACCGAGCGCAAACTGATGGACGACTCGGACAAGAAGAACGACAGCATTTAGACGGCGTTTCGGAATTGCACCGGCCATACAGACCCGCCCTGAACATCTGTACTGGTTGTTAATTCCGTTTACTGTATCTGTTTTGTTTGTCAGTCACAGGTTACAGTGGGCAGACTCACATTCGTCTGCCTCTCGGTTAACCGTATGCCCCCGATTTTCTATTCGTTTTTTGTGCCGGCGCTCTTTGTTTGGCTGTGGAGCACGGGCTTCATTGGCGCCAAGTATGGTTTACCCTTCGCTGAGCCGTTTACGCTCCTGCTGATACGCATGCTGTTTACGCTGGTACTGCTCAGCGTACTCGCCTGGATAATGAAAACCCGCTGGCCTGGTTGGCGTGGTGCCGGTCATCTGGCGGTTACCGGCCTGCTGGTGCATGGCTGTTATCTGGGCGGGGTTTACTACGCGATTCAGGGGGGCATGCCGTCGGGAATCGTGTCGCTTATTGTCGGCCTGCAGCCGCTGGTAACGTCGGCCGTGGCCATTCTGGTGCTGAAGGAAAGTGTCTCGAGCCGGCAATGGCTGGGCCTGGCACTGGGCCTGGTCGGTGTAACACTGGTGTTGCTGGAAAAGTTCGGCGGTGGTGCTTCCGCCTCCGATTTCCCGCTTTGGACTCTGCTTTGGGCTGCGCTGTCCCTGGGCGGAATATCCTTGGGCACGGTGTACCAGAAACGTAACGGCACCCAGTCGGATCTCGTCGCAGGTACGTTCATTCAGTACAGTGCTGCGGCAACGTTTTTCGCCGTTGGTGCCTTTGCGTTTGAAACCCGTGAGGTGGTGTGGGCTCAGCCGTTGATCTGGTCGATGGTCTGGCTGGTGTTCGGTGTTTCCATCGGGGCGATTCTGCTGTTGATGTGGCTTATCAGGCGCGGTGCTGCCTCACAGGTGGCCAGTCTTTTCTATCTGGTGCCACCTGTCACAGCGCTGGAAGCGTACTGGCTGTTTGATGAAAGGCTGGGCGTGCTTGCGATGATTGGGGGTGTTATCTCCATCACCGGGGTTGCCCTGGTGGTAACGCAGCAGCGAAAACAGGCGGCCTAGTTCCAGGGGTCTACCCGGAACAGGGTACCCAGGCCGGATTGCGGGGTCAGTTTGCCGCACAGCCTCAGCCCCTCCCAGAAGCTGACCTGATTAGCGGTCAGTACCGGCTTGCCCGCCGCTGCCTCCAGGTCTTCCAGCCAGGCGGCGGAATGCAATGCGGTATCGGGAATCAATAGCGCATCTGCGTCCGGGTGGTCATTGTCCGTCACGAACCTCAATACGGCCTCTTTCTCCAGCGTGCCCACCTCCGCTGCGGTAATAATGCCGCGGCAGTTTATGTGCACTACCTCGATATCGAAGTGCTCCAGAAAGGTTTTGAACAGCAGGGCTATGTCCCGCGGGTAGGTAGCCGCGATGGCGACCCGCCTGGCGTTGATGGCGGTAACCGCCCTGGCGAATGCCATGGCCGTGGTAGAGGCCGGGATATGAAGCAGGTTTTCGAGCGTCTCGATCTGTTCCCCTATACCGTCGATGCCACGAACGAAACTGGCACTGGTGGAGGTCCATAGAACGGCTTCCATATCCGCACTTTCAAGGTGTCCGGCTCCTTCCGTAAGGCGCGCTGGGCTTCCCATTTCGGTGAGTGCGTCAACGGTATGAGCATCCTCATCGAACGCCGTATGTACGACTCTCACCTCAGCCGGTGGCGAGATCATTCCGGCCAGACGTGGGTAGTCATCCTCGGCAGCGTGTCCAGGATAAAGAAAGGCAAGGCGGGGAACCGGTGTGTTCTTGTCCATGCCTGAACAGTATTAGAGTTCAGGCAGTGTTGGCAACAGGATTGCGGGAT
It encodes:
- a CDS encoding DMT family transporter, with amino-acid sequence MPPIFYSFFVPALFVWLWSTGFIGAKYGLPFAEPFTLLLIRMLFTLVLLSVLAWIMKTRWPGWRGAGHLAVTGLLVHGCYLGGVYYAIQGGMPSGIVSLIVGLQPLVTSAVAILVLKESVSSRQWLGLALGLVGVTLVLLEKFGGGASASDFPLWTLLWAALSLGGISLGTVYQKRNGTQSDLVAGTFIQYSAAATFFAVGAFAFETREVVWAQPLIWSMVWLVFGVSIGAILLLMWLIRRGAASQVASLFYLVPPVTALEAYWLFDERLGVLAMIGGVISITGVALVVTQQRKQAA
- a CDS encoding maleate cis-trans isomerase, with amino-acid sequence MDKNTPVPRLAFLYPGHAAEDDYPRLAGMISPPAEVRVVHTAFDEDAHTVDALTEMGSPARLTEGAGHLESADMEAVLWTSTSASFVRGIDGIGEQIETLENLLHIPASTTAMAFARAVTAINARRVAIAATYPRDIALLFKTFLEHFDIEVVHINCRGIITAAEVGTLEKEAVLRFVTDNDHPDADALLIPDTALHSAAWLEDLEAAAGKPVLTANQVSFWEGLRLCGKLTPQSGLGTLFRVDPWN